A part of Miscanthus floridulus cultivar M001 chromosome 6, ASM1932011v1, whole genome shotgun sequence genomic DNA contains:
- the LOC136457091 gene encoding uncharacterized protein, with the protein MGCGGSKEAVATGNSGSSRCNRFKRKSSVVDATQPSSRVLQPSNNASTAAAKANGEVIAETKDKAARLKEKAIGEKKEEGINNKAEQVVKDNKEAVTEKEGNAISKANAIGEEKQVEIKKDEAVVTDAREVVTVEKGKQALTNKAAKEKKDEVVKDKAVVADQKAGMSSTEDVNVITEEKEEDIKKDGVLKISTKAAVEKENGGDNRDMATEENDEAASTENGNVEENKEDDSVTFPVAMVTEEDGSITFAIPDDAEAKDDESVTFASAPTTSNMVAMVTEEDGSVTFAVPVSPVTKDDESVTSAAAPATKDHDMVAMVTEEDGSATFAKPLAPVTKDGHSINFVATPATKDDDSVASAASPTTKDNEILSLQAAQEEEEEEEKEVEEKPEPSEDNEEVENEEELAEPTVSEDEEAMTEADGATKAEEEAAGQSEPSEDNEVTNEADLPDATAVEQVLTKVIEEFKVEGRVDTVGENTVEEEDESVSKEPDEGKSIAPLRDEDGESDGKEPIGLHNLFDSDIPEKKSDNEKDAALSASSF; encoded by the coding sequence ATGGGCTGCGGTGGCTCCAAAGAAGCGGTGGCCACCGGCAACTCTGGCAGCAGCAGATGCAACCGATTCAAGAGGAAATCCAGCGTCGTCGACGCCACCCAGCCATCGTCTCGTGTGCTTCAGCCATCCAACAATGCCTCCACCGCCGCTGCGAAGGCCAATGGCGAGGTGATCGCTGAGACGAAGGACAAGGCAGCCAGATTGAAAGAGAAAGCCATTGGGGAGAAGAAAGAGGAAGGGATCAACAACAAGGCCGAACAGGTCGTGAAGGACAACAAAGAAGCTGTCACTGAGAAGGAGGGCAACGCGATCTCGAAGGCGAATGCCATCGGGGAGGAGAAACAGGTCGAGATCAAGAAGGATGAAGCAGTCGTCACGGATGCTAGAGAAGTGGTCACCGTTGAAAAGGGCAAACAAGCATTGACCAATAAGGCTgccaaggagaagaaagatgaggtcGTCAAGGACAAAGCAGTGGTCGCCGATCAGAAGGCTGGCATGTCATCAACTGAGGATGTGAATGTCATtaccgaggagaaagaagaagataTCAAGAAGGATGGTGTGCTCAAAATATCGACTAAGGCAGCCGTTGAGAAGGAAAAtgggggtgacaatagagacatGGCAACCGAGGAGAATGATGAGGCTGCGTCGACCGAGAACGGCAATGTTGAGGAGAACAAGGAGGATGACAGTGTCACCTTCCCGGTTGCCATGGTGACAGAGGAGGATGGCAGCATCACCTTCGCAATACCAGATGACGCCGAGGCCAAGGACGATGAAAGTGTTACCTTCGCAAGTGCCCCCACAACCAGCAACATGGTTGCCATGGTGACCGAGGAGGATGGAAGTGTCACATTTGCAGTACCAGTTTCCCCTGTGAccaaggatgatgagagtgttacCTCTGCAGCTGCCCCAGCAACCAAGGACCACGACATGGTTGCCATGGTGACTGAGGAGGATGGCAGTGCCACCTTCGCAAAACCATTGGCCCCTGTGACCAAGGATGGTCACAGTATTAACTTTGTGGCTACCCCTGCGACCAAGGATGACGATAGTGTTGCCTCTGCAGCTTCCCCGACGACCAAGGACAACGAAATTCTCAGCTTACAGGCTgcccaagaggaggaggaggaagaggagaaggaggtagAAGAGAAACCTGAGCCTTCTGAGGACAATGAGGAGGTGGAAAATGAGGAAGAGCTGGCAGAGCCTACTGTTTCTGAAGATGAGGAGGCCATGACCGAAGCTGATGGTGCAACAAAAGCTGAGGAGGAGGCAGCAGGACAGTCTGAACCTTCTGAAGATAATGAGGTAACCAATGAGGCAGATCTGCCAGATGCTACTGCTGTTGAGCAGGTGCTAACCAAAGTTATTGAGGAATTCAAAGTGGAGGGGAGGGTGGACACAGTAGGCGAGAACACGGTTGAGGAGGAAGACGAGAGTGTCTCCAAAGAGCCAGATGAGGGGAAATCCATTGCACCTTTGAGAGACGAGGAT
- the LOC136457092 gene encoding vesicle-associated protein 2-2-like → MDQDLVEIHPRELQFTFEVKKQSSCVVHLINKSNEYVAFKVKTTSPKRYCVRPNTGVILPRKTCEFTVTMQALRTAPPDMQLKDKFLVQTTVVPYGTSDEELVPAFFSKETGRYIEESKLRVVLVSAYQSLEEQPTNGIHDTEPAVGIPVLKEMPNIENEVPDVAKEVPAPLAQAPAIVTGIPSPVEETPGLREIPVPLNEAPAVLAESPSAQKDPSAITVEHAPTVTIEHAPAISIESPPSKQSVALFKESPPLKQSVPVFKESPPPLKQSIAVFKESPPLAETTPKEAVMLNGRGLFNVQNHQLSHVTEDVQNMKSKLNNLESKLEEAEKMIIRLREESRSTTQERDKLQQEMVFLRKKGTPRSQVGFPLLFVVYVALLGTSLGYLLRL, encoded by the exons ATGGACCAGGACCTCGTCGAGATCCACCCGCGCGAGCTCCAGTTCACCT TTGAGGTGAAGAAACAAAGTTCATGTGTTGTCCACCTAATCAACAAGTCCAACGAATATGTTGCTTTCAAG GTTAAAACAACATCTCCTAAAAGATACTGTGTTCGACCTAATACCGGAGTTATCCTTCCGAGGAAAACATGTGAATTCACAG TTACCATGCAAGCACTCCGAACTGCTCCACCAGACATGCAATTAAAAGACAAGTTTTTGGTACAGACCACAGTTGTTCCTTATGGTACATCTGACGAGGAACTCGTTCCTGCTTTT TTCTCCAAAGAAACTGGCAGATACATTGAGGAAAGCAAATTAAGAGTTGTTCTTGTTAGTGCATACCAATCCCTCGAAGAGCAACCGACTAATGGAATTCATGACACTGAGCCAGCTGTTGGAATTCCTGTACTGAAAGAGATGCCAAATATAGAGAACGAAGTGCCAGATGTTGCAAAAGAAGTTCCTGCCCCTCTGGCACAAGCTCCAGCAATTGTGACTGGAATACCTTCACCTGTCGAAGAGACTCCAGGCCTGAGAGAAATTCCTGTgccactgaatgaagcaccagcTGTATTGGCAGAATCTCCTTCCGCTCAAAAAGACCCCTCTGCTATTACAGTTGAACATGCCCCTACTGTTACAATTGAACATGCCCCTGCTATTTCCATTGAATCCCCTCCTTCGAAACAAAGTGTTGCACTTTTTAAGGAATCTCCTCCTCTGAAACAAAGCGTTCCAGTTTTTAAGGAATCTCCTCCTCCTTTGAAACAAAGCATTGCAGTTTTTAAGGAATCTCCTCCACTGGCGGAAACTACTCCTAAAGAAGCTGTTATGCTAAATGGCCGAGGACTTTTCAATGTGCAGAACCATCAATTATCTCAT GTAACAGAAGATGTTCAGAATATGAAGTCAAAGCTCAACAATCTTGAATCAAAATTGGAAGAG GCTGAAAAGATGATAATAAGGCTAAGAGAAGAGAGCAGAAGTACCACCCAGGAGCGGGATAAGCTACAGCAAGAAATG GTATTCCTAAGAAAGAAGGGAACCCCAAGGAGTCAAGTGGGTTTCCCCTTGCTCTTTGTGGTGTACGTGGCGCTTCTTGGTACCTCACTCGGTTACCTGCTCCGCCTATGA
- the LOC136459815 gene encoding cytosolic sulfotransferase 5-like yields MDSRQPEDDAQEGATTLVMTPHADVVGIVPSAPPLETRWPTLALRRYAGGFWLPEVTAKEGLPAVHSCFVPRPTDVILASFPKSGTTWLKELAFATLKRSTHPPSDGDHPLRHRSPHECVRFLEIELNDRNKDEFEALPSPRVLATHLPYSLLPGSINEDGERLGCRIVYVCREPKDALVSNWLFTRKAAAARGLDVRSFTIQEALELFCDSRCPGGPQWLHVLQYWEESLRRPERVLFLRYEEMLLEPEAHVRKLAKFMGCEFSEEEEEDGVVSAIVELCSLRKLRNTEVNRNGSTWWGIKNESYFRKGVAGDWSNHMTPEMAQRLDKVVEDALQGTGFAFSSTT; encoded by the coding sequence ATGGATTCCAGACAGCCAGAGGATGACGCACAAGAAGGCGCGACGACACTGGTGATGACGCCTCACGCCGACGTAGTCGGGATCGTCCCTTCGGCGCCGCCCCTCGAGACCAGGTGGCCAACATTGGCGCTCCGCCGTTACGCCGGCGGCTTCTGGTTGCCCGAGGTCACAGCGAAGGAGGGCTTGCCAGCCGTCCATTCCTGCTTCGTGCCAAGGCCCACCGACGTGATCCTCGCGAGCTTCCCCAAGTCCGGCACCACCTGGCTCAAGGAGCTCGCCTTCGCGACGCTGAAGCGTTCCACGCACCCGCCGTCCGACGGCGACCACCCGCTGCGCCATCGCAGCCCCCACGAGTGCGTCCGGTTCCTCGAGATCGAACTCAACGACAGGAACAAGGACGAGTTCGAGGCGCTCCCGTCCCCGCGCGTGCTCGCTACGCATCTTCCCTATTCCCTGCTGCCCGGCAGCATCAACGAGGACGGGGAGCGCTTGGGGTGCCGGATCGTGTACGTCTGCCGGGAACCCAAGGATGCGCTGGTCTCCAACTGGCTGTTCAcgaggaaggcggcggcggcgaggggacTTGACGTCCGGTCGTTCACCATCCAGGAGGCGTTGGAGCTGTTCTGCGATAGCCGGTGTCCGGGCGGCCCGCAGTGGCTGCACGTCCTCCAGTACTGGGAGGAGAGCTTGAGGAGGCCTGAAAGGGTGCTGTTCCTTAGGTACGAAGAGATGTTGCTTGAGCCTGAGGCGCACGTTAGGAAGCTAGCGAAGTTCATGGGCTGCGAGTTttctgaggaagaggaggaggacgggGTGGTGAGCGCCATCGTGGAGCTGTGTAGCCTGAGGAAGCTGAGGAACACGGAGGTGAACAGAAATGGAAGCACTTGGTGGGGGATCAAGAACGAAAGCTACTTCAGGAAAGGAGTTGCCGGGGACTGGAGCAATCACATGACGCCGGAGATGGCGCAGAGGCTGGACAAGGTCGTTGAGGATGCATTGCAAGGGACTGGATTCGCCTTCTCGAGCACAACATGA